The following coding sequences lie in one Cloeon dipterum chromosome 1, ieCloDipt1.1, whole genome shotgun sequence genomic window:
- the LOC135948578 gene encoding arginine kinase-like isoform X1, translating into MFTLWYTFLGIREYAKFSSDKMVDAAVLEKLEAAFKKLQGTESKSLLKKYLSQEVFDKLKTKKTGFNSSLLDVIQSGVENPDSGVGIYAPDAESYSTFSDLFDPIIEDYHGGFKKDAKHPNKDWGDVDTLPNVDPSGEYVISTRVRCGRSMEGYPFNPCLTEAQYKEMEEKLKATLDGFQGDLKGSYYPLAGMTKEVQQKLIDDHFLFKEGDRFLQAANACRFWPTGRGIFHNDAKTFLIWCNEEDHLRLISMQPGGDLGQVYRRLVTAVNDIEKRVPFSHHDRLGFLTFCPTNLGTTVRASVHIKVPKLAANKAKLEEVASKFNLQVRGTRGEHTEAEGGVYDISNKRRMGLTEYEAVKEMSDGILEIIKIEKELP; encoded by the exons ATTTTCGAGTGACAAAATGGTGGACGCCGCTGTTCTGGAAAAGCTGGAGGCTGCCTTCAAGAAGTTGCAGGGCACCGAGAGCAAGTCCCTGCTCAAGAAATACCTGAGCCAGGAGGTCTTCGACAAGCTCAAGACCAAGAAGACTGGCTTCAACTCGAGCCTGCTCGACGTCATCCAGTCTGGCGTGGAAAACCCCGACTCCGGTGTTGGCATCTATGCCCCCGACGCCGAGTCTTACTCa ACTTTCTCCGACTTGTTCGACCCCATCATTGAGGACTACCACGGTGGCTTCAAGAAGGACGCCAAGCACCCCAACAAGGACTGGGGAGATGTTGACACCCTGCCCAATGTTGACCCCTCTGGCGAGTACGTCATCTCCACCCGCGTCCGTTGCGGTCGCTCCATGGAG GGATACCCCTTCAACCCCTGCCTGACCGAGGCTCAGTACAAGGAGATGGAGGAGAAGCTGAAGGCCACCCTGGACGGTTTCCAAGGTGACCTGAAGGGCTCCTACTACCCCCTGGCCGGCATGACCAAGGAGGTCCAGCAGAAGCTGATCGACGATCACTTCCTCTTCAAGGAGGGTGACCGCTTCCTGCAGGCCGCCAACGCTTGCCGCTTCTGGCCCACTGGCCGTGGCATCTTCCACAATGACGCCAAGACCTTCCTCATCTGGTGCAACGAGGAGGATCACCTCCGCCTCATCTCCATGCAGCCCGGTGGTGACCTGGGACAG GTCTACCGTCGCCTGGTGACTGCTGTCAACGACATTGAGAAGCGCGTGCCCTTCTCGCACCACGACCGTCTCGGCTTCCTGACCTTCTGCCCGACCAACCTGGGCACGACTGTGCGCGCCTCCGTGCACATCAAGGTGCCCAAGCTGGCCGCCAACAAGGCCAAGCTGGAGGAGGTCGCCTCCAAGTTCAACCTGCAGGTGCGCGGCACCCGCGGTGAGCACACCGAGGCCGAGGGTGGCGTCTACGACATTTCCAACAAGCGCCGCATGGGCCTGACCGAGTACGAGGCCGTCAAGGAGATGTCCGATGGCATCCTCGAGATCATCAAGATCGAGAAGGAGCTGCCTTGA
- the LOC135948578 gene encoding arginine kinase-like isoform X2: MVDAAVLEKLEAAFKKLQGTESKSLLKKYLSQEVFDKLKTKKTGFNSSLLDVIQSGVENPDSGVGIYAPDAESYSTFSDLFDPIIEDYHGGFKKDAKHPNKDWGDVDTLPNVDPSGEYVISTRVRCGRSMEGYPFNPCLTEAQYKEMEEKLKATLDGFQGDLKGSYYPLAGMTKEVQQKLIDDHFLFKEGDRFLQAANACRFWPTGRGIFHNDAKTFLIWCNEEDHLRLISMQPGGDLGQVYRRLVTAVNDIEKRVPFSHHDRLGFLTFCPTNLGTTVRASVHIKVPKLAANKAKLEEVASKFNLQVRGTRGEHTEAEGGVYDISNKRRMGLTEYEAVKEMSDGILEIIKIEKELP, encoded by the exons ATGGTGGACGCCGCTGTTCTGGAAAAGCTGGAGGCTGCCTTCAAGAAGTTGCAGGGCACCGAGAGCAAGTCCCTGCTCAAGAAATACCTGAGCCAGGAGGTCTTCGACAAGCTCAAGACCAAGAAGACTGGCTTCAACTCGAGCCTGCTCGACGTCATCCAGTCTGGCGTGGAAAACCCCGACTCCGGTGTTGGCATCTATGCCCCCGACGCCGAGTCTTACTCa ACTTTCTCCGACTTGTTCGACCCCATCATTGAGGACTACCACGGTGGCTTCAAGAAGGACGCCAAGCACCCCAACAAGGACTGGGGAGATGTTGACACCCTGCCCAATGTTGACCCCTCTGGCGAGTACGTCATCTCCACCCGCGTCCGTTGCGGTCGCTCCATGGAG GGATACCCCTTCAACCCCTGCCTGACCGAGGCTCAGTACAAGGAGATGGAGGAGAAGCTGAAGGCCACCCTGGACGGTTTCCAAGGTGACCTGAAGGGCTCCTACTACCCCCTGGCCGGCATGACCAAGGAGGTCCAGCAGAAGCTGATCGACGATCACTTCCTCTTCAAGGAGGGTGACCGCTTCCTGCAGGCCGCCAACGCTTGCCGCTTCTGGCCCACTGGCCGTGGCATCTTCCACAATGACGCCAAGACCTTCCTCATCTGGTGCAACGAGGAGGATCACCTCCGCCTCATCTCCATGCAGCCCGGTGGTGACCTGGGACAG GTCTACCGTCGCCTGGTGACTGCTGTCAACGACATTGAGAAGCGCGTGCCCTTCTCGCACCACGACCGTCTCGGCTTCCTGACCTTCTGCCCGACCAACCTGGGCACGACTGTGCGCGCCTCCGTGCACATCAAGGTGCCCAAGCTGGCCGCCAACAAGGCCAAGCTGGAGGAGGTCGCCTCCAAGTTCAACCTGCAGGTGCGCGGCACCCGCGGTGAGCACACCGAGGCCGAGGGTGGCGTCTACGACATTTCCAACAAGCGCCGCATGGGCCTGACCGAGTACGAGGCCGTCAAGGAGATGTCCGATGGCATCCTCGAGATCATCAAGATCGAGAAGGAGCTGCCTTGA